The region TAAAAAAATATTTATTGTTGAAAAACATAAAATAGATGGAGATACAGCTGTATGTAACTTAGCATCAGTAAACTTATCTAGAATAAATACAAGAGAAGATATTGAAAGAGTTGTTCCAATTGCTATTAGAATGCTTGATAATGTAATTGACCTTAATTTTTATCCATTAAGAAAAGTAAAAGCAACAAACTTAAAATCTAGATCAATAGGTCTTGGTGTTATGGGTGAAGCTGAAATGCTAGCAGAGCATAAATTAGCATGGGGTTCTGATGAACACTTTAAAAAGATTGATACTATAATGGAAGCAATTTCATATAATGCAATCTCTTCTTCATCAAAATTAGGTGCAGAAAAAGGTGTTTATCCAACATTTGAAGGTTCAAAATGGAGTCAAGGTATTATGCCTCACGACCATGCACCACAAGCTGTAAATGCACTTGTAAATAGAGATCTTTTTGATTCAGCTTATAATTGGGATGTTTTAAGAGAAGAAGTTAAAGTAAATGGTATGAGAAATGGTTACCTAATGGCAGTTGCACCTACATCTTCAATTTCAATTCTTGTTGGTACTACACAAGCAATTGAGCCTGTATATAAAAGAAAATGGTATGAAGAAAACTTATCTGGATTAATTCCTGTTGTTGTTCCAAAATTATCTCCTGAAACATGGTCTTATTATACACCTGCTTTTGAAATTGATCAATTACAAGTAATTAAAGCAGCAGCTATTAGACAAAAATGGATTGACCAAGGTCAAAGTACAAATATTTTTATGTCTTTAGATAAAGCAAGTGGTAGATATTTACATGAAATTTATACATTAGCTTGGAAACTTGGATTAAAATCTACATATTACCTAAGAAGTCAATCTCCTGAAGCTAATAATGATGTAGAAGATAGAAGTATGGAATGTTCTGGTTGTCAATAAGATTAATTCCATATATAAATAAAAAAATGAATAAAATATAAGAGAGAATCCATGGATAGAAAAGTAATATACAACCCAGATTCAAAAGAGAGTTTAAACGATCGAAGAATCTTTGGTGGGAATAGTGATGGAATGATTAACTTCACTAAAATGAAATACCAATGGGCATTAAATCTTTGGGATACTATGGAAGCAAACACATGGTTTCCTAAAGAAGTACAAATGACAGCAGATGCAAAAGATTATAAGTATCTTTCTGATCCTGAAAAAAGAATGTATGATTTAGTTTTATCTCAATTAATTTTTATGGATTCGTTACAAACAAATAATTTAATGGATAATATTAATCCATATATTACAGCACCTGAAGTTAATGCTTGTCTTTCTAGACAAGCATATGAAGAGGCAAATCATTCTAAATCATATGCTGTAATGGTTGAATCTATTTCTGATAATACTGATGAAATTTATGATATGTGGAAAAATGATTTACAACTTAGAGAAAAGAATAATTATATTTCTGATGTGTATAAAAATCTTTCTGGTAATATCACAGATGAAAAAATTGTACTTGCACTTTTTGCAAATCAGATTTTAGAAGGTTTATACTTCTACGCTGGTTTTGCAGCTATTTATGCTCTTGGGAAATCAGGAAAAATGCTAGGTTCTTCTCAAATGATTAGATTTATTCAAAGAGATGAAGTTACACATTTATTATTATTCCAAAATATGATTAACTCTGTTAGAAAAGAAAGACCAGATTTATTCACAAAAGAACTTGAAGAAAAAGTTCGAGTAA is a window of Poseidonibacter antarcticus DNA encoding:
- a CDS encoding ribonucleotide-diphosphate reductase subunit beta, with the protein product MDRKVIYNPDSKESLNDRRIFGGNSDGMINFTKMKYQWALNLWDTMEANTWFPKEVQMTADAKDYKYLSDPEKRMYDLVLSQLIFMDSLQTNNLMDNINPYITAPEVNACLSRQAYEEANHSKSYAVMVESISDNTDEIYDMWKNDLQLREKNNYISDVYKNLSGNITDEKIVLALFANQILEGLYFYAGFAAIYALGKSGKMLGSSQMIRFIQRDEVTHLLLFQNMINSVRKERPDLFTKELEEKVRVMFRKAVELEASWGSYITQGQVLGFTDAIIKQYIQYLADKRLDAVGYKPEYNVKHPIPWVDGYASFNDQRANFFESNVVNYSKGSIDFDDF